GAATTTATCCGTACCAGCTTAGCGGTCTGGCTGAAGGATTCGTTTCCTTCATTTGTCCTAGAACCGGAATGAAACCGTAGTGAAACCGGCCGGTTTCAGTTGGCGTTGTCaggaaatgagttttttttccacggcACGACGTAGCCGACGAGAGTTGGAAATCCTTTTTCTGATTAGACGCGCgttttgtgatgttttccATTCCAGTTCCACCGCCTATATCCCGCTCCCGGTTCCCCGGCCGTACACGAGCGATTCGCTACTTACGATTTAGTAGTCTTTTGTCTTCATTTTTCGGGCCGCACTCGTACCTTGATCCGGGATCAGCTAGGCTTCGAGCGTTCCTTCACGTTCCTTTTGCGAGCTCGTTACTCATTAGTACGCTCCGGCAGAGATAGAGAGATGAATAATGATTGCGCTAAGTCCTTATCGCACATCGTTCtgttatgttgtgttttttttttggtgctcggttttgtttcactcgttggttgttgttgttttatcgtTCTTCTGCTTCATTCGTTGGAATGATTCTTCGCACTGATGCGTTTCCATCCCGGTATCCGGTCGGTTTGCCGGTCTAAGTcggggagtgttttttttctttgttgctcTGTTGGTAGATTGTGTGATTTAGGTTTACCGTGTCGGTATTTTTGTTCAAGCGTTGGATTGATGGGGTTTTCTGGTGAGTTCGTGGGAAACAGCGAAAAATGAGCCCCGGTTTTTTGGTCGCAACTTCGTAATCAGTATCCATGCCGACAATATATCCCGGTCTTTTTGTCATGGGGAAAATTGAAAGTATTTGGATTAAAATCAAGTATCTGGAAAAGGTTtatgggaaagttttttttcttcacaagaCGTTGAGTTAAtaaggcgtttttttttgctaaatcgaatttggttttgtgcattgttatgaaaataataattttttttgttttaagtttaaaCTTGATAGTACCTCATAAAAGAACGCTtgatggaattgttttaacatttgtcttctattttcctttcattacAACTTTTGCGAAGCAAATTGCAGACGATCAACAGCTGCTAATTATGTGCAAATAAATGAACCCACAGTATACCTTCATTACTGCATACCACTACGCAGAAAAGGATGCGTTTGAAGTACTAATGAAAGGTACACGCCACTAGAGTGTACGAATGGAAGATGTGCTTGTAGTGCGTTTAGCCTACCTTTCAGGCGTAATCGGAATCGTTGAGTTTGTTCTCTCATGTGCATATGGACGCTCAAAGTTTATTCAGTGGAATTTAAACGAATTCCTATTTACAAATGAAGTGGATTGATTTGCCTtcggttttataaaaaagtaaggtttagattttaatatttattttaaaaaaatctaaaatacaTTAATCTTCGAGGTAGTGGTACTCCTGATGAGTTTTAAAATcccttttaaatatttgttgctGGATTTGCTCGATTAAATACATGTCAAAGATCCTCTAGTTTcgtctacaaaaaaaaagaacatagcATAATCTTGTAATTACACACACCGTACCGTACCATACCAGATTGGacgataaataatttatgtttgcaTAGCATGGATAGCTATCGTACCGATCCGATTCCAAACGTACCTTCAAACTGCATGTAATCCATTCATCTAACCATTGCATTGCTAACCATTTCGATGCGAAATGTTAGTTCGTGCCCGTTTGCTCGCATACTTGCGCTGTCACCTTCCCACTAAGCCACGTAGCCTCGTTTAGCCAATCAGATTTATTTCACATACTACATTTATTTACCAGCAGGCAACAGCAGATATACATTCATggaattgtaattaaattttcagcAAGAAACCGGAGGAACTGGTCGTCTGGCGTGGTACCGTGGACGGTGGTACGGACGAGCGGTGGCCAGTGGGCAGGATAATGCTGCCGGAGAAATTCGCCACCACTTTCGAACGGCTCGAGAACAATGTTGTAGGTAACAATGCGTATACAAAGTGCTACAGAATGTACAGTTGTCATCGGTACGATTCGGCTCCATCGGGCTCCATGTCTTTGGAGTCTTCTGTCCCCGATGGCGTCAGacattcaaacacacatacactcacacacacatgacaTGCAGTAGAAGTTGAAGTTGATGCGATGGTTGAAGGACAACGTACACAGATTGGTAGGAAGGAGTTTAAAAAACTCCTCCGTCTCGGCAAACATCTCTCCTAGTGGCCACCACTTTCAAGCCGGTTGACAaatgattgtttctttttgaacAGGGCAATACCATTgccttgtgtgtgtgcacgttGGGGTCCTTTGATGTTGGGTGTCCTTCCCGTTTGTTGCGTGCTGGATCGAAAGCAGTACGACAAAACAACGCTGGAATCTGTTACGCCAGTGTGTTGACACGCCTTGACAGTGACAGTTTTGGCTGTGACATTGCAATGCGAGTTCTTCGTGATCAGAAGATCCGAGATTGTTGCTGCAAACTCCCCCACCTTCCGGTGGgtcggttttattttgcagGCAGAGTGAAGAGATTGCAAATGATACTTGTACCCATTCCCCCGGTTGGCAACAAAAAGCTCAAGTGCATGTGTGGTCTTTGCCGAGCGTGCCAGAAGGGCACGGTGTGATGACAAGTTGTTAACGGAAGTGCAATATCAATAAACACCCGGCAACGATGCTACCGGTGGGCCGGTGGGCAGAAGTTGCAGAAGGCGCATTCCACGAATGCTGGTTCCTGGCAGAGTTCTTTCATTTCCGCTCCGGAAAGTGAaagatgaaattaattgaaacgtACAACCTCGGTGTAGCAGTGGCGGGTACCATCTGGTTGCGGATGCACTGCTGAATGTTGCTCACCGTCTGCTTTTACTAATGAATATTGGATGCTGCTCTGTTCGTCGAGCTTCCCTTTGCTCCCTATAAGGATCATCATTCTGGCCCACAAAAACCTTTTCCTGAtgaacagacacacacacaccaactcTGACAGATAGGGTTTACGATGAGAAAGTACACAAATTGTAGCACTGTCGATGAATGATACGggatggaataaaataaattattaaccaTTTGCAggctttgttgctgttggtacCCACACCAGCCCACAGCCAAGCTCAATCCTCACCAACCGAAGCACCGAGACCGATCCGATCAAGCTCGACGACAGGTGGGCTTCGCGCTTGGACGGTTAGTGTGCGGAATGGAAGTGCCTCGATTGGACCAAATCATGCCAGGACGCAACTTTTCCCAGCACACCAGCACCGACGGACACCGACGTCTATTTGCTTATCATCAATTATAGAGCGTACGGCTGCCTACACCGTACCGGAACTACCCGAAAGCTTCTGCTACACCGTGTCTTTACGGCAGACACACGCGTAAGTATTGAGGTTTTCCGTCTTCAAAGTCGGTGGAAGACATTTAGCCAAAAAAGACGCAGGCACAGGGCTGACGATGGCAGGAAAgttttgccgttttgtttcgtttgtttttcggtTGGAAATTTTGGGCTTCGGAACATTCCACCGCTTTTATCGGCTGGGGCTTTCGTTTGACTTTGCAATTAGGGTCGGTATGCGGCTATGGGAATGGACGAGCTGGTGTGTCTTTGCGTTCGCTTTTTGTGGGAATCTGGTTTtgatgggttttattttagtttccAGTTTTCCAGCCGCATATTAAtggcattaggaaatgagtGTAAAGTTTCATagaaatttttaatgtaatgCTGGTGTATATTTGGTGAGTCAATCTGAAATTTGCAGTAAAGTTAACACTATaggatatgttttattttgagcCGAAGAAGCTCGcataattttaaagaaaaatattcttacTTTGAAATTTGAAGACATTGTAGAATGTCAATTACCCGGGGAACTATCCAACTGAAACACTCagagttttacattttttcttaattaatttcactttacaaaagttaaaaaaaattaggatAGTTTCATTGTTAAGATGTTCCAGTTTAACTTGAAAAGATTCTAGAAATGGTTCCAACGTTgatatttgaattttgaatatcTTTTGGAGATACACGTAATTTCTGAAAACGATTATGTTTATGAAAATGACAGTTCAGATATAGTATACGGTAATAATTCtggcaaacaagaaaaaagttgGGTGCTAATGCTTTCTAATTTCGTTCAAACAATCTTATCAACCCAAGTATAAATGATTTGACATACTCAGAAATTCTAGATACTCAAATATTCACGGTCCGTATTGATATCTTCGGAATATGTAAGGGACTGTCGGTTTAGcctattatttatttgtctatttttgttgtattatttGTTGTCTATTTCCGATTGAGTTTAATACATCGAACTCCGTAGAGAAATTAACTAGACAATCGTTACTAAAGTTCAATAGGATTGTGCAGTTGTCATTTTCAAAGCCCACGGATAATCCTCTCACCGGTTAATAAGGCCCCAGATAATCGGGGTTCTACTATAATTCATTACTAAGTACTACTAAAGATTCATTACACGATGCCGTTCAGCCAAGCAAAAGGATATAATGATCTCGAATGCTTGTGTTTGATGACAATTATTCTCTTGTCTAAATAAATCTTATCTAGTTCATTAGGGATTAACCCTTTTTGAGTCTTAATTGGATAGCAtatcttatctttttttgttctcaaaaaaaaaaaaacaaacgttcatTCAAGCCTGTGGTCACGTTCGGCACTATAATGAGAAACCGCCCACACTGGGGCGGGTTTTGGTGAACAATTTTCctcggttttgtttgcatcgtGTTTGACTGAAAATctgaattaaataatttcatcgAAAGAACGTCGTTTATTCAATTAGCACCGTCTATCTTTCTCGGTTTCTCACCATGGTTTCTCGTttctgtacacacacacatacactttcCAATTTCCGGTTGCAACTGGTTTCTCGGTCATCGGTGCATCGGGCACATGTTCGGGTACAACAACTGCAGCAGTACAGCAGCACCGCAACCGGCAACTGGCAGCAGTGGCGCGAACAGCTTCACGCTCCGCAATGATGGCACTAATTACGTTACGACAAATATTAGCATTTTTCCGGCCACCGAGTGCCGACCGGAGCATCGGGAGTATCTGCAACACGATGGCAATCTGTGCGCTGGCTACGGTGCGGCCAAAAACCGTAGCATAGATGTGGTAAGTGTCGGACTAAAATTCTACCGGACCATCGACAGTGGTGGCGTACTGTGTTGCTTGGCGATGGGTTTCCAACAATCTCTCTGCACAGTGGCACGGATGTGGAAGaaacgtgtgttttttttggttcgggAAGGATTTTCCCGGCAGggtttttgttgggttttggCAGGGTTGTTTCGGGATGGAGTTTTTCGACCAGATTTTCCACCCAGAGCCGATTGTGTGCCATTGTGGTTTTGGTTCGTAGCAGAGGCAAACGTGGAAGACACAGTTCGACATTTGAGGTTTTCTTATCCTCACGAATGTGGTTACGAATGTGCCCGAATGCTCGAATGGTTTTGCTGGCAAATGTGGGGAGggaaattttgtttgatgaaaCGGTCAATTGTATGTGACGATTGGCACATTTTGGCGTGTTTGAAGTTAACGCGTTTGTAGGGAAATAAATCACCTTGGCGATTCAATTTTGTCGTGTTATTGTTCTAGGATAAAGTTACAAAAAGCTCTCTTATGTTTTTCCTATTCACGcgagtaaataatttaaaaaattattaaaatgcaGCGCAATACTCAGTTTATCAGGGCGCATAGGAACTCGTCCTTATCCTGATATTTCAATAACACGAATAaaaggtaaattaaatttattttaaaaacacatttaaatcaTGGATAGAAAAGGCACCAGTataaagtaaaatttaataatcgtagggatatttttttgtaatttatttattacgaGGAACAATCACTTAGTGCTTTAAGAATGTTGAAGAAGTCCAAGAAGAACCaagtaaaatcaaaatttcaatCACTTTTCTTCATACAATTCCTTGCTAGCGTTGCCAGGCTCATAAGCGtcatgatttctttttttctctacctTCTCTACCCTTAAGAATGGTCTAAAAAGTCTTTAAAGGTTAGGTTGTCCGGTGATATTGTTCTGAATAGTACATCAGAAAATAGGCTTTAGTGAGCAAATATTAGAACTTATAGAATTCGTCATAGTAGCTGTCCAGCAAACGGATCTTTACTGAATAATAAACTCAcaaataatttgaatatttatataaaaagcTACTactaaaattatgtttcaacCCTCTTTTTCGTACAGGATTATAGTGGATCACCGTTGATTTGCGAGCAGTTGCAGACTGATGGCAAAATCTATCGCACCGTACAAGGTCTCCTGACCTGGTCCACCGACATCAATCATGCGCCGCATCTGTTCACCAATCTGACCACCTACCGGCAGTGGATTGATCGGGAAATTGAAAAGCTGGACGGTGCAGCACAAACACAACGACTCCCGACCGTACCACGGCCAATTGTCTTACAAACCGCATCGAACTATCCGGATCGGGCCGTGCTTTATGGATGAAACGGCGTACGGGAAATCGTACGGCCGCCCTGTCGCCCTCTGTTTGCTAGTGATTGATTTCGAAGGGTTTCATTTGCCACCTGAAGAGTCGCGcaataaaattgcaccaatTTTGCGTAAGAATGAATGAAGAGGTGaagtttttttcgtgtttgaaGAGACTATCCCAAGAGTTATTCCTTGGAATAGTGGAAGAAAGCAACTTGATCAGCAGGAAAGAAAATTCGCTTGAACACGCTTTGTGGAGGAAAAATGTGGttacatacatttttaaagCCGCATACACGAACAATGCAGTTTGCCACGTTCAATAGACGAACAATGGGTATACAGTAGTGGTAGTACTGTACCCCAGCTTCTACTGATGATTAATTGGAGAAGTGTGTCGAGGCCCTGTGTACCACTAGTGCAACCGTTCGCCGAGCACGGTATAATGGGAAAATTCCGATGTGCAAACCTTCGTAGACcggtgtgtgtgcatgtgagATATGTATTGATAGGCGTGCGCGATATTGGCAAAATTTTcctggaaaacaattttctactAGACCTTTTTTGGCCGCGGCATCCCTTTGCGCCTTTCGCACCATTTCGTGCATCAAGCAAGTGTGTTTGTCGCCGGGAACTTTCACTTTGCAAGAATGTGAAAGCAAATGCTTTGTGTGAGCGTGATTGAGCGTGGAACGTGTTGAAACACAGTGTTGTACATGAAAGTGACATACTTGGGGACGGTATTTTCCTACTAATCTATCATGGGAAAGAATGCGGATGTGTTCAAACAGGCATGCTTTATTGATTTGAAgacatttatttcattcttctgATAGTGACTTATAGTGAACTGAAATTTTTGGAAcaatttaacattaatttttgtGGGTGAAACTTTCCACCCAACACTGTTCGTTCGTTCAACTGCCAAACGACAATGTCCCAACATACGAtggggatggtttttggtggcaCAGTTGACGGAAATTGTTTCCCGAAAATACAATCACTTTACCGCAAGAAAGCATTACCCATACCACCTCACCCTCGCTCCCCCGGAACCGGGGTAAAATGTCCCGAAGCGTTCCGAGAGGTTCGGTGCATCGTTTCCTTCTACAACGGACGAATCGTGCGATGCTGCAGGCCATCTACATTATATCGAACCTGCAGCAAAAACCGGGAACTGCTCGAGCACCTTTGCAGCACCACCGTTTGGAACCGCTGGCATGGTAGTGTCTACGGTTCGCTGGCTGATGGTAGCTAGATATagaaatttgcataatttactGTCTCCGTCGGTGAACATTATAATGAAAAGGACAAAAACGCTGTTCGACGAGCGAAGCTCTTCATAGGGCTGACTATGAACGGTACCACTGTACTGATGGCGGTTGTCGATGGTGGTGGATTGCGATTCCCCCAAACAACCTCTTGACGGAATTGACGCCTTGTAGCACCATGTTCTTGTTCAACCGGCGCACCGTGTTGATATATCCTTCTTCCCCCCGAGCGGAAATTTCACGAGTGTGAAACAATCACGTTAATTTATTgtctttattgttttataattttccattttcggtTCCTTCGCGCCCTCTGCCAGTAGCTTTTCCACTTTCGATCGCCCTGTTTCTGATTGTTCCCGTGCCCCCCTTAGGGTAAAATGGTTTGACGTGCGAATCAGTGAAGCTCGAGTGCTCGAAAGATTGCGGTTTACGGACGTAACCGCACACGGAACACGGTAT
The DNA window shown above is from Anopheles funestus chromosome 3RL, idAnoFuneDA-416_04, whole genome shotgun sequence and carries:
- the LOC125770018 gene encoding uncharacterized protein LOC125770018 isoform X2; the encoded protein is MQILATIMRLVVILSVLVQIYANTGSAPWTRHGLLVAGPNPAGRAIVTRPTGEERTSGGQVDGRTGGGSRPERNVYRTKLSKLRLVLLADMLNEIPPPQLELITCLANSSTLNVTTKHCDCETYSCKDLLASSSPSPLNYIQPKRKIHTSCREHCCRKKKFNRSIDPATLENVVASSLSTASRRYNTVAGPSMVHRSPMGSLSLSTSTISKGMQPSETSSFRLRTTGSPSPAIVRDHRDRPATACNSDGLDQISIANNRVRAPWLYRVGLIETKHPVCVGALIHPSLILTTAVCVINKKPEELVVWRGTVDGGTDERWPVGRIMLPEKFATTFERLENNVALLLLVPTPAHSQAQSSPTEAPRPIRSSSTTGGLRAWTVSVRNGSASIGPNHARTQLFPAHQHRRTPTSICLSSIIERTAAYTVPELPESFCYTVSLRQTHATAAPQPATGSSGANSFTLRNDGTNYVTTNISIFPATECRPEHREYLQHDGNLCAGYGAAKNRSIDVDYSGSPLICEQLQTDGKIYRTVQGLLTWSTDINHAPHLFTNLTTYRQWIDREIEKLDGAAQTQRLPTVPRPIVLQTASNYPDRAVLYG
- the LOC125770018 gene encoding uncharacterized protein LOC125770018 isoform X1, with the protein product MQILATIMRLVVILSVLVQIYANTGSAPWTRHGLLVAGPNPAGRAIVTRPTGEERTSGGQVDGRTGGGSRPERNVYRTKLSKLRLVLLADMLNEIPPPQLELITCLANSSTLNVTTKHCDCETYSCKDLLASSSPSPLNYIQPKRKIHTSCREHCCRKKKFNRSIDPATLENVVASSLSTASRRYNTVAGPSMVHRSPMGSLSLSTSTISKGMQPSETSSFRLRTTGSPSPAIVRDHRDRPATACNSDGLDQISIANNRVRAPWLYRVGLIETKHPVCVGALIHPSLILTTAVCVINKKPEELVVWRGTVDGGTDERWPVGRIMLPEKFATTFERLENNVALLLLVPTPAHSQAQSSPTEAPRPIRSSSTTGGLRAWTVSVRNGSASIGPNHARTQLFPAHQHRRTPTSICLSSIIERTAAYTVPELPESFCYTVSLRQTHASTAAPQPATGSSGANSFTLRNDGTNYVTTNISIFPATECRPEHREYLQHDGNLCAGYGAAKNRSIDVDYSGSPLICEQLQTDGKIYRTVQGLLTWSTDINHAPHLFTNLTTYRQWIDREIEKLDGAAQTQRLPTVPRPIVLQTASNYPDRAVLYG